GGAATTGACTAGGATGTTCCACAAATAAAATAAGCAGGCAGTGATTCTGTAAACGAATCCcagtttatttgttaaatatgctTTCTCCCCCTCGTAAAACTTCACAAATGCAGATAAGGAACTGTCGTgtattttcttgtgtgtgtgtgtgtgtgtgtgtatcatgcgCATATGGACCAACATTTCACGATGACAAAGTAACCCTGCAAACATCACACCGATGATGGGGCATTGTGATGGGAAGGGACTTCACCAAAGAACCTGTGTGTGTCTGAGAAGGGAAGTTatgggcccctggggggctcaggtcatgatctcgggtcctgggatcgagtcctgtgtcgggctccctgctcagcagggcgtctgcttctcccttccctcccttgcgtcctctctctttctctctctgtcaaataaataaaacctctaaaaaaaaagaatgaaaagaaaagtcaTGTCTAATTAAACTAGAACAGTATTTCTGTGTGGATTGTTCAAAGGTGTGCTGAAGTGTTCACAATCCActgaaaggagagggagggaaaggctgTCTCACTGCGTCCGCTGTCTCCATCTCACCTCCTGAGAGCCAGTCTGCAGTCAGGACTCGGGAACTGGGGAAGGTTCATGTGCTCGCTCGGGGGTCTTGTGATGGACCATAGGGGACCCCACCCAGCTCAGACGCCATGCTGGGCCCTGCAGGCAGAAAGCTGGAGCCAGGGAGGCCACAGAGATGGCCCCGCACCTCCTGGGTGCCGCCCGAGCCCTAGGAGCCAGACGCAAGCTGCTGCTCTCTTCCAGCAGCGACAGGCTCAGCTGCTCCGTTTCTCTGCAGTGGGACTCTGGCCGCAGCAACAGAGATGGATTCGAGCTGCCCGACACAGCGACGAGGGGGGTTTACTTGGGGCCTCGTGGCTCCTCAGGTTCCCTCCTCAGAGAGGACCCAGAAATGGCCAACAAGTGTcaggagcctggggcaggggtcTCTGCCTCACGTGTGCACATCTGCGTTAACCTTCCTCCTCCTGGCTCTTCTGAGCTTGCGTCTTACCTGTTCCATTCCCCTGTGTGGCAGTTTGGGAACCAGTGGCATCTACGCTGCTGTGACATTCAGATGGAGAGGGTGCGGGGAAATCAGGTGTGTGGCTTTTGTCAACCCTGcaggaaatcttgaaaaagaaaatgaggcttcGAGAGCCAAGCACTGGCTGCCATTGGGGCAGCTCTTGCGGAAATCTGCCTCTGCGGACCTTCTGGCAAGTCAAGGTCCCGTCGGTGCAGACAGACCGCAGGGAAGTGGCGAGTttcgagccccccccccccccccccccgcacacctTTACTGCGCCACAGCCAGTGGCTGCAACACTGCATGCTGCCAGGACCTGGGCCTCGTGGGGCGTGGTTCTGAGGGGGTGTCCCTGTGTGTGATGTCCTGGCGGGACACTGGCTCCTTGCGGGTGGTCTGTCGTCAGTGGAGAGgagagccaggctgcctggaccTGAGGCGCAGAAGCTCATGGATGCCTGGACGGGGTTGTCGAAGGCATTTATCACATGAGGGCAGATGCTGCTGCCCCCACATGAAAGGGGCTCTGCCCACAGCCAGGGCTGAGTGTCATAGGTGATGCCCCGGTTTTGGGCCCCAGGCTGATGGGATTCAGGACGGGCAGCAGCAGGTGGGTGGAATCACTGTGATGAGCATCGAGACCCAGGTGAGAGCTGCAGCATCTCCACCCATAGGGAGCTGCCCAGGGGCCCCAGCAATAGAGAATTGGGAGCCTGTGGTCCAGTGGGCGACAGCTCCTCAGGGTGCTGCTCAATCTACGTAACGACAAAGAAAAGGAGAGCATCCGTGACCATAAGAGCCACAGGCCCCCGTCTCCAGGACTTCAGGCCACATCCGTGGCACAGAGGGTCCCCCTAGTCTGGGACATAAAGCTGTGTAATAAGCCCCTGAATCTGTTCTACCCCTTTGCCAGGATGGGCAGCAGGAAGGAGTGCTGGCTTCCCGGAGGAGGTGTGATGATTAATCCACCACACAGGACTTGGGGGACACAGAGCCCATGCCCTTGGTGTTTTGGAAGGTGGTTGCCCAGTGTCTGTCGGGGTCCGCACCCTGCCCCATTCCATTCAGCTGTCAGGGCTCTGGGGAGACCAGTGGGACAGGGGGCTGCTAGGCCCGGAGCTGCCTGTGGTGACTTTCCACCCTGTCGGCACCTGCTATCTGCCCATCTCTGCCTACGTGTGAGTGTCCCGGTCCCTGTGGTTTGTGTCAGACCCAGGCCTTCGCAGCATGAAAGCACAGGATGTGCCTGGGTCCTGGCAGATCCCTGGGGCTGGCAGGCATTGTCAGAACCTCTGAATCCCAGGCTGTGTGGGCACAGCCAAAACCCATCATGGCCGGAAACAGTCCTTCAGTGTTGGGGCCCAGCAGATCCACAGGATCGGGGAAATGATAGGCAGCAGGTTGGCACGGGAGGCATGGGTTCTGCTGGGGCCACTCCAGAGGCTGCAGAATTGCTCCAAATGTGCCTCCACAGCCTCCTTGGCTTTTATGGGGGGCCATTCCCAGGGGTGGGGCTGTTGGGAACATTCATGACCCgcagacacctgcgcgcccacctcctgccccagtGACCGCAGGTGCCCGGCTCAGCCGCGTGCACTCCGGAGTCCTCTCCCGTGGGCCACAAACAGCTGAAATCACTCCACTCTTTAGAGTTAGAATCAGATCATCACAAAATTTTGCCCTGTACCTACTCTACTCTCTTTCCAGAGCTTCTTGCAAGGGAAACTCCCATGCCTGAGATAGGGTTCGGAGACTTTGGCAGCAGGATGGGTCTGCGGGATGGCAGAGCGTGGGCAGGGCAGTGGGAGAAGTGGCTCAGAGAGCAAATCTGTGGGGCAGGATGGTCACATGTCACTTTTTCCCTCCTGCCCACTTTCTGGGTGTCCCTCTTTCCTGAAAGACCCAGGAGGAACATTATTGCCTTCCCCAGGAAGCAGAGTCCTGACACAGCGGTCACTTTGGGGGTGGACACCCAAGGCAGCCCCACTAGGTTGTGGGGAGAAACGCATGGACAGACCTGAGTGGGTGGAGCATGGGGGGTATAGACATACCTGAAGGGGTCTGGGGGGGTGCAGACATACCTGGGGGGCATGAAGGGTGGAGACATACCTGAGGGGGGCATGGATACCTCGGTGAGGACtccggggggcagggagggccccAGAGCTGGGTGGAGGGCAGCCCCTCCCACAGAATGAGTTAAGCACATTGAGCACTTGGGGTTCTAGTTTGAGGTCAGGCCCTCGAAGGCTAGCCTCTATCTTGATAACTTAGTTCATTTTCATAcatgtagatattttttaaaatgcctaacTGCACCGAAATTAAAGCCAGGTCTGAGGAAGGCACACTGCTGTGTATTCGTACATAATCATCCACACTCAGCCTCTGCTGGAATCAGCTCTTGGAAGAAACCAAGGGCAAACGTCGTTAAGCACGTTTGCACCCAGACTCAGCGGCACAGAGGAGCTGCCCCGGCCTAAGCAGAGGCTCCTCTGGCGTCAGCGTCCAAAGAGAGGTAGGAAACCGGAGCGGTGATGGGGTTGTCCCAGGCAGGGCTTTCCACAGTGGCAGAAGCCCAGGAAGCCACTCTGCATCCTGGTCCTTGGGCTCAAGCCATTAACACCCCCTGTTCCATGCCGGGCAGGAGCTCATGAATAGGCAAACCCAAGTCAGCCCTGTGGACAACCCAGATGTGGCACAGGGCCTGTGTTGTGTGACAGGTTGTTCATGTCCTCTCCACCCTGGCCAGACGTCTGAGCTCCCCATCCTTGCTCCCAACCCGCCCAGCCCCGCTCTACTGCGCGGAGGCGCCTGGAGTGGCCTCTGCTGGAACCAGGGTTTCCTCTCACCTGGGCTTGGCCGATGCCTCATAGGAGCTTCAGCAAGAGATGCTTTAACGGGTGGTAGCGGGGAGCAGGTGGCCAAGACTGCCCATGCGGGCTGTCCAGGCTGTGGCACAGCCGAGCTGCAAgtcgcaccccccccccccagtctgcTCAAGGGCCTACTCCATTTGTTCCAGTGCTCTGGAGAAGTTCTCTAGAGCAGCTTTGAAAGCTCGCAGCAGGAAAGCTCCAAGTTCGTTGCTTGTTTCTTGGATATCTGGGTCGAAACTTCCAAAGAGGGGCGTGCACACCTGGATGTCGCCCCGACCAGCCCGAAGCAGCACTGCACGGAGGTCCTCGGCAATCGCGTCATATTTCTGCTGGTCGAACTTGGACATGGCCAGGTCGTCCTGGGGGTAGGCAGTACCCTCAGGGTAGCAGTCCTTGGGCACTGGGAACTCTGCACGCCGCAGTTTGGGCAGCTCACAGAGAGCCACAAAGAGGCGCCTCAGGGCCCGGGCTGACAGGGGGTTCCCCAGGAAGCGGAGCTCGCACAGCTCATGGCAGGGGCTCAGGGCCAGGATCAGCATGTTCACGTGGCTGTCTTCGATGTCGCATTCCTCCACGGTGAGGACCCTCAGCGTCTGGGCGGCCCGGCCCAGCAGCCGGAAGAAGGTGGAGGGGAACAGGCTGAACAGGCTGTGCCCACTGAGGTCGAGGACCTCCAGGTGCACGGCATGGGTGCAGTCTGCCAAGAAGGCCATATCTTCATGGTTCAGGGAGCAGTTGGCCAGGTCCAGGGTCCTCAGTGGTGTCCGTAGGGGGCTAGGGCAGGGCAAGAAACAGCACAGGTGAGGGGCAGTCCCAGGAGGACCTCTGGGAGGAATTAAGATGAATTCTAGCTCAGGAGTCAGCAGACGGCCCAAAGGCAGAGTCCACTGCGGCCTGGTCTTACTCAACCAGACTGTAAAATGGTTTTTACATCTTTAAACAATGGAACAAATCACAAGAAGAATGATACTCTGTGACATGTGGGAATAATACAAAACTCAATTTTTAGTGTCCATAAGTAAAGCATCAATTAGAATGAGGGTTGCTCAGTTGTGTACTGTGGAGCAAGGAGGGGAAGGGCCATGCAGCCATCCAGCCCAGCTTTCCTACAGCCTGGTACCTGCAGCCCCTCCCACGTGCTGAGGCCAGCATCAGCAGATGCACAGCTATGGGGAGACCCTGCTCTGAGCAGCAGGTCTCAAGGAGCTTGTGAAAAACACACTTTCTCAATGTACCCCACCCTGGGGATATTTGGTTTGGGTCTGATGCCACCAGGCTGAGCACTCGCTGCAGGAGAGCCTGTGGGGGGCCCCACACCTGTGCCGCTGCGTGCTGAGAGCTGGCTGTCTGCCCACCACACTgtccttccccagcccctccttCCGGGTCTGTGCTGCGGGCCAGAGTGGCCCTCGTGAATAAGGAGGTGACCATGCCATCCTCCTGCTCACAGCCTCCAGGGGCTGTGATGCTCCACCTCCCCACACTGCCCTGCCGTCTGACCCCAACCTTCTCTCTGCTGACCCTTGACCCGTCCATGTCAGCGCCTCTCGCCAGCCTGCCACTCTATGCAACTCTATGCCACCCCAGGGAGTCGGCCTTCCCTGACCCCCGGCCCTCCCGTGCTCCCACAGGGGACCCACTGACCAGCTCCAAGCCAACACGGTCTGCAGAAGCGGTGAGCTGCATATGCAGCTCCCGCCTGGTGTTCTCTGATTCTCGGATCAGCCGCCCTGTCCTGAGGACTCCCAGCAGCCACAGTGCAGAGGTAGACCCTGAACAGCCACATCTGAACGTGGACATGGACGACCCCACCCTTCCAGCCCACCAAGCCTTCGGAGGAGACCACAGCCCAGTGGACCCAGTGGAGCTGGTTCTTGAAGGTTTTGTCACCATATTGCCCATTGTTGGGGTAACTTGTTATCAGACAGGAGAGGAGCACAATCACTCTACCCTGTCCAGGCCTTCTggggtaaaggcagagggagcctggaACGTCCTGACTTGTCAGCAGCCAGGTCCCATCCCATGGTCCCTCATGCATCTTGggcctgccacccccaccccaggcccccatCCCCATCACCAGCCCTGCACGAGGAGCTGTGAGCAGAGACCCCACTCACTTGGCCTGCCCTCTGTGTTGTCACCCCAGACTCACCCAAGCAGTTTCGGAATCTTTCCTGTCAGCGTGGAGAAGGCCACACTCAGCTCGTTGAGCTGGCTCATCTGGCTGAGCTCCCAGGCGATGGAGGTAAGGAGGCGGTCCTCGCGGTCAGGGCTCAGGGTGCTGCTCGGGGGTGCGTCGAAAGCCTTGGCAGGCAGCGTGAGTGAGGCCAGCCGTGGGAAGCCCACCTGGGCCAGCAGCTGCTGCACATGGCCAGCATGCAGCCGCACGTTGTGCACGACCTCTAGCCTATGCAGTTCACCTGGCCCTGCCAGACGCAGCACCTGCATTAGCTGGCTGGGGCCCAGACTGTCTGCTCGGAAAGAAAGGCAGTGCACGCGCAgcggggcagggccaggccccagggcaCGCAGCACCAGCTCGAAATTGCCCTCTGTGACAAAGAGATCAGTGAGGACCCGCACGGGGGGCCGGACCACGAGGGACGCCGCCTGCAGCTGGCAGCAGGTCCTGGCCAGCAGCTCGGTGCGGCCCCACCTACCCAGAGCCCTCCCGCAGGGGCACTGCTGCACCTGCACATCTCGGACACCCGTGAGGTCAGCCACGCGCAGCCGCCACGGGCCCGCAGCCCGGAGCACGTGGTCTGCGAGGCCCTGCACGCAAGCCTCCAGGCAGGGCCTGCAGGTGCGGTCCCGCAGGTCCACCGGTGGTTCGGAGTGCGGCCCGAGCAGCACGCTCAGCCGGAACTCCTCCAGGGGCCAGCGCTCCATCAGGGCTCGGATCACCGCCGCCTGCTCCAGCAAGTAGCTGGCTTTGAACAGGAGTGGGTAGAGGTTGTGGGCGACACTGTCCAGGctctgctgggccacctgggggtGAGACACCAGGGCCTCAGCAGAAATAGAGCGCAGCGACCTCATCGTGCCCGCACGCAGCGGCCCAAAAGCAAGACGGAGCTCTCCCCTTGAGATCCTCCCGAAGATGGATGCCCTTCTTGCTTATTTTTAGCTGCAGCTGCTGCGAGCAGCTTGCCTTTGGGCAGAAGCTAGTGAGCAGGCTCTCTGGTCATCTGACGGCTATTTTGGTCATGGGTGCTTGTTTGGCTCTGGCCGTGGAGGCGTCTGGCAGTGGCCAGCTTGTCCTTGTGGTGCTCAGCTATGCAAGCAGAGCTGTCCCAGCGTGTGGCTCAGGGGCACCAGGCCCCCAAAAAGTGCTGCTCATGCCCAGGGCAGGGGTGGCTCTGGCTCTGGACCGGGGAGACCCCAGATGAAGGCTGGTCTGCTGCCCAGGGCCATGTTCCCTCAAAGTCACAGGAGCCAGGCTCCCTGGGTGAAGCATGTCACTGACGTACCCGGATACAACAGAACAAAGTGAGAGAAACAcgtctcatttatttatgttccTCAAGTTTGGATCGAATCAGCattgaaaaaatgaagaaaacatccTATAGTAGCTGGAAATGGCAAGGTCACCATGGTGAGCACCCAGGtgaccccagcccctgccccacgtGGCTGCCGCTCTGAGGACACCTCGCAGCATGAAGCTCATTCAAGGCCTGGCATCCACCCAGGCTCCTCCATCTGGTGTGGGGTGGTCCTCTTGGGGCCCCGGACACACCCCAGACCTCAGGCCCAGCTGCTGTGCCCTCACCCCAACCTGGGTCCCTGGCCACAGGTCACTACCTTATTAAAAACGAAAGAAAACCGAGATTCCAAATATACTCAGAGGTGTCCCTGTGCCTGGTGTCCACTCAGTGGGGCTGCTCCAGGGGACCATTGCCCATGGGCCTGTGTTGCCTGGAAGACTGGGGAAACCCCGGTCCCAGAGGGCTTGTTGGGCCCTGAGACCATCCAAGCCCGCCCGGACCTCCCCACGGGAACTGAGGTATCGCCAGCTCCCACCCCAACCTTGGTGCAGCAGTCAGAGTGGCAGGGCCACCTGAGCCCCCAGACTGGGTGGAGGGCTATGCAGGGGGGATGCACAAAGGCAGGCGGGGCCCGGGCCGTGCTGACCCCATGGCCAGTGGCTGAGGTGGGGGTGCACCAGGAGCCCCCAGCAGGACAGCCTCAGGCTACAGTGGAGGCTCCTGTGCTCCCTGTGACGGGATTGTCCTGGAGGGGCTCATTCTCTTCCATATAAGTCACGGCTGGGAAAGGAAGGACATCCTGACTCAGACGCCGcggccctctccctccctcccaccaggtGCCCAGGCTGTGCGTGGCATCGAGTCTGTGTCTGGGAGGTGCTGCGGAGCCCTTGCACCCCTAGGGTGCTCTCAGACTCACAGACACACATCCTGTTACAGAAGTAGTTGCCTGGACGGACAAGGTCAGGGAAACAGACAAGAGGGTGTCCCCTGCGAGGCTGGGTCCCTCCTGGGTGGTGCCCCTGGCTCTGGGCCCAGACAGAGCCTGCCGGGGGGCCACCTTGGCTGGCATTGTGATGCGTCTTAGAGTAAGAGGGTTCTGGTCCCACAATGTGTGAGTCCTGTGTTTGCTGTTCTGATCCCAGAACATGAGAACACAAGGGCATGTGAGCTTGGCGCAGCCTCTGCAGGGGCTCCAGGCCTGGCCTACAAGTGGGAGGCGGGGAAGCCTCTGTTCTCAGGACAGTCCCGACACGGGGGTGCCCTCCCGACAGAGGGAGTCTGGGGCAGGCAGAGCTGATCTCCACCGGCTCCCACAGAGGCTGAGGGCCCCCTCCTCTTGGAGGGATACCCGAGCTCTCACAAGTAACCATACCACCCTCTTGGGTATGTGGTTTCAAGGGGGCATAGGCACAGGGTCCTGGGGAAGTTGGCCTGGGGGTGCAGCCTTGCTGGCCAGGGCGCCCCTCCTGGGGGGCCGTTAACATCCAGCCATGTACTGTGCTTGGAGCATCTGGCACAGGGTGGAGACCTGGCCAGGGAGTCTGGCTGGTTGTGGCACCCAGCACCTTAGGGTGACCAAGGATGAGTGAACCCTCCCATCACTTCAGGGGGAGCCAGGACACCCCCTCTCCTGGGGAGTGTTTTGCTCGATGGTCAAACCACTGCCCAGAAGCCTTTGTCTGGCAGAAGGAGAGGACGTCACGGATCAGAGCCCATGTCACTTGTCATCAGTCGTCCAGAAGAtctctgtgaaagacactggTGGCTCCCTCTCCCTGGTCTCCCCCATGCCTCCCCTCAGGGTGTGTCCGGGCTCATCTGTGCCCTCAGTGGCAGGCTGGCCCCCATGCTGGCCGTGGGCCCTGGACACGGGGGTCTCAGGAGGGGGGACTCACAGTCATGGAGTCCTGGCTGTGCCGCTGCAGCTGGGAGCCCCTCCTGGGATGGCAGAGGAGGCGCTCGGGTGGCCCTCTTCACGCAATggcccagggagcccgaggccacTGTCCCCCGGTAACATGTACTCAGTCACTGCAAAGAGAAGCGGGGTCAGGGCTGGCTGCCCTCAGCACTCAGGGCCCTCTGATGTGTCAACAGACATCACCAGCAGACTGATGACAGGATGTTTGTGAGGCCGGGTCAGGGCAGGCAGACCGGGGCTGGAGTGCAGACACCATGTGAGCAAGTGTCCACCGACCCTGCTCCTGTGAAATCATCCGACAAGGGAGGTGCTCAGTGGCCTCTCCCCTCTACCAGGCGGCTCAGAGGTGAAAACAGAACACCAGGCCCAGGAAAGACCATGTGGCTTAAAGGAACCTCAGAGCAGGACGGGACCAGGTCTCCGCCCCAAAGGGCTGCGGGAACCTGTCCACTGTCACCGCATGTGAAGCTGTGGCCATGGCCCTGCCATGCACGCACCACCTCCTGCCTGAGTGGCTTCTGGGGGCTCCACCCCGGCTTCGGGACGGGGATCACAGCACTGTCTGTGCAGGAGCCACAGTGGCTGAGCACAACCCCTGGCCCCGACCATCACGGCTAGTGGGGCTCCTCGGGGGAAAGAGAGCCCCACCTCCAGACTCAGGCTTCCCTGTGGGACATGCCAgccctgcaggggctggggaggacacCGCCGGGGAGGTGCCACGGCTCTGGGATGGCAGTGTGGAGTGCCCAGCTGTGCTCCCCGTGGGCCCGTCCAGGACACAAGCCTGACCCAGGTGGCTGCTGCCATTCTGAGCAGGTGCGCAGCCCCCTGCACACCTGGCCCACACCCAGGATTCAGGGCAACGCCTCCACCTGGGCAGAGACACGACTGTGGTCAGCCGGTGCCCTCAAAGACGCTGTCGCTGGGGCACAGGTACACTGGAGGCTTGGGGGGACACATGTCCCAGGCAGCATCACTCTGAGGAGGGTCCTCACCTGGGTGGTGTTACTGTGGGGTGACGGGTACTGTGGGGGGTACTGCAGGGTACTTTGTGGGGTACTGTGGGGGCTACCGTGGGGGTATTGTGGGGGATACCACGGGGTACTATGGGAGGTACTGTGTGGGTACTTTGGGGAGTACTGTGTGGGGTACCATGGGGGTACTGTGGGGTTACTATGTGGGGTACCGTGGGGTACTGTGGGGTGCACTCTGGGGTATTGTGTGAGGGTACTGTGTGGGTACTGTGTGGGGTACCATGGGGGTACTGTGGGGTTACTATGTGGGGTACCGTGGGATGTGGGAAAGCAGACTTCCATGATCCTCCACTGCAGGAGCTGAGATAACCAACCCCTGCGGGTCCCACCAGCACCTCGGCCCCTGCATGTGGGGCTGAGTGCTGGCCCCTCCGTGTGTGGTTGGCCAAGCGGCAGGGACACAGCCCACAGCCCGCGTGTCACTCACAGGAGGCTGCTCATGCTGCATTCCTGCTCCCGGCGGCCACAGGTCTGCTTGGCCTTCGCCTCTACCGACTCCCCTGTTAGTCCTCTGTTCCCCACTGTCTTCTTACGTCCAGGATGTGTATGTCCCACTGGCGCAGCCCCGCAGTATCGCTCCACGCCACAGAGGCCTGGAGCCAGGCAGAGGCCGCCATGGCTGGATACCTTCCAGGTGCACACGCCGTCCGCCTTAGCACGTCGATGCTGTTCTCACATATGCCGTGCTTGTCCCCAGGGCCACTGCCCCTGACAGATAGGTAAGCGGCCGAGCCTTGCGCGCCGCCTCCTATTCCCCCCAGGGTCACCGTCCTCCTCCCTGCACAACGTCCTTTGACCTTTCAGGTCTGCTGGTTGAGCTGTTTCAGCCTTTGCACGAAAATGTCCTTGTGTCACTGTTTCTGAAAGACATCCTTGTCACGTTGAACTCGTTTGAAGGTTTCTCTGTTCAGAGCAGCAAACCGTGCCCCCCGCGAGCTATGTGTGGTGACAAAGATGCTGCCGCCACCCTCCTCGCGCGCCAGACAGCTGGCTCTCGCTGGCCACTTCCCAGATGTTCTGTCTGTCACTGTGTCTCCAGCCTGCGTGCTTGGGGCTCATGGGTCTCCTCTGGGCCTGTAGGCTGACACCTGTCACCAAGTCAGGGAAATATTAAGCCATAGTTCCTTCAAAGTTTTGCCATCTCTCCATTTTGGGGACTCTGTTATGTGTTTGTTAAGCCACTCCAAGTCATCCACAGCTCACTGATCTTCTTCCTTGACTTGGTGATTCTGTGTCGTGTTGATACGTCTCCACTAAGCTTTTCTTCTGTTAAGTCGCGCTGTTAACTCTATCCAGGGAGGTGCTCACCTTAATGATTACAGCCTGTTATGGTGCTAAGTTTAGTCCGTCCCACCTTCCCTGCTGTGATGTAACGTTCTAGATGTCAGGGACACAGAATGATGGTGTGAAGGCCAGAAGGACACAGAATGATGGTGTGAAGGCCAATTCTAACAACCCCATCGGTTCCAGCTGGTTTCGCCTGTTTGCCCTTGTCATGTTCCGCTTCCTACTTCCTTGCATCAGACAGTGCAAATCTACCCCATTGGCTGCCAAACATGTGTGTAATCCTATAAATCTCCTTAACCTTTGCTCTCGGATGCAGTTAGATCACCTGTACATGCCCTGCATTCATGACCTGGTGCAGGTCAGCAGGGGTGTTCAGTCCAACATGGTGTCCTGAGCATGCCCTCGGAGGACCTGCCACTGCCCTGGAGCTGCTGCCCGTGTGCTGCTGGGAGCAGGTGTGTGGGGTACTCTTTAGTCCTCCAGAGGCTCCAGCCTGGGCAGTCCCCTCAGGTGCGGTGCTGACCAGCCTTCTGCTGGACCCAGGCCTTGGAGACTTCTTGCTACACGGGGctcccccgggctgccctcctctggGGGTCTGCAGGCTCCCCACGTGGCTCCCGGGTGCCCTCCAGGCAGAGATGGGAACGACCATGGGGCTCACATCACAGTCCCGTCTCAGGTCACTACTGGTGGTG
This Canis lupus baileyi chromosome 31, mCanLup2.hap1, whole genome shotgun sequence DNA region includes the following protein-coding sequences:
- the LRRC14B gene encoding leucine-rich repeat-containing protein 14B isoform X2, whose protein sequence is MTVAQQSLDSVAHNLYPLLFKASYLLEQAAVIRALMERWPLEEFRLSVLLGPHSEPPVDLRDRTCRPCLEACVQGLADHVLRAAGPWRLRVADLTGVRDVQVQQCPCGRALGRWGRTELLARTCCQLQAASLVVRPPVRVLTDLFVTEGNFELVLRALGPGPAPLRVHCLSFRADSLGPSQLMQVLRLAGPGELHRLEVVHNVRLHAGHVQQLLAQVGFPRLASLTLPAKAFDAPPSSTLSPDREDRLLTSIAWELSQMSQLNELSVAFSTLTGKIPKLLGPLRTPLRTLDLANCSLNHEDMAFLADCTHAVHLEVLDLSGHSLFSLFPSTFFRLLGRAAQTLRVLTVEECDIEDSHVNMLILALSPCHELCELRFLGNPLSARALRRLFVALCELPKLRRAEFPVPKDCYPEGTAYPQDDLAMSKFDQQKYDAIAEDLRAVLLRAGRGDIQVCTPLFGSFDPDIQETSNELGAFLLRAFKAALENFSRALEQME
- the LRRC14B gene encoding leucine-rich repeat-containing protein 14B isoform X1, which encodes MRSLRSISAEALVSHPQVAQQSLDSVAHNLYPLLFKASYLLEQAAVIRALMERWPLEEFRLSVLLGPHSEPPVDLRDRTCRPCLEACVQGLADHVLRAAGPWRLRVADLTGVRDVQVQQCPCGRALGRWGRTELLARTCCQLQAASLVVRPPVRVLTDLFVTEGNFELVLRALGPGPAPLRVHCLSFRADSLGPSQLMQVLRLAGPGELHRLEVVHNVRLHAGHVQQLLAQVGFPRLASLTLPAKAFDAPPSSTLSPDREDRLLTSIAWELSQMSQLNELSVAFSTLTGKIPKLLGPLRTPLRTLDLANCSLNHEDMAFLADCTHAVHLEVLDLSGHSLFSLFPSTFFRLLGRAAQTLRVLTVEECDIEDSHVNMLILALSPCHELCELRFLGNPLSARALRRLFVALCELPKLRRAEFPVPKDCYPEGTAYPQDDLAMSKFDQQKYDAIAEDLRAVLLRAGRGDIQVCTPLFGSFDPDIQETSNELGAFLLRAFKAALENFSRALEQME